From a single Rhodococcus qingshengii JCM 15477 genomic region:
- a CDS encoding response regulator: MIRVLVVDDDFMVAKVHSGFVSRIDGFEVCGVAHSAETALAAVGELQPDLVLLDVHLPGTTGLDLIAPFRALAPELDVLVITSEREAGSVKKALRSGVVHYLMKPFTFEVLRERLERYRSTYANLDSSGEAEQEAVDEAFGVAGGATTASSLKGLPKGLSPETLQLVEAALRDETEPASATDISERVGISRASARRYLEYLYETGRSTTSLKYGVVGRPERRYVWKR, from the coding sequence ATGATCCGGGTACTGGTGGTCGACGACGACTTCATGGTGGCGAAGGTGCACAGCGGATTCGTCTCACGGATAGACGGTTTCGAAGTGTGCGGCGTTGCCCATTCGGCCGAGACCGCGCTGGCCGCAGTCGGTGAGTTGCAACCCGACCTGGTGCTTCTCGACGTCCACCTGCCCGGCACCACCGGACTCGATCTGATCGCCCCGTTTCGCGCGCTGGCACCGGAGCTGGATGTTCTTGTCATCACTAGTGAGCGCGAGGCCGGCTCGGTCAAGAAAGCGCTGCGCAGCGGCGTCGTGCATTACCTGATGAAGCCCTTCACGTTCGAGGTTCTCCGTGAGCGTCTCGAGCGTTACCGATCGACATATGCGAATCTCGACAGCTCCGGCGAAGCAGAACAGGAGGCGGTGGACGAGGCTTTCGGCGTGGCAGGTGGCGCGACAACGGCGTCGTCCCTCAAGGGTCTACCGAAAGGACTCAGTCCTGAGACCCTTCAGCTGGTCGAGGCAGCACTACGAGACGAAACCGAACCCGCCTCGGCCACAGACATTTCCGAGAGGGTCGGCATCTCACGCGCGAGCGCGAGGCGCTACCTCGAATACCTCTACGAAACCGGGCGGTCCACCACTTCGCTGAAATACGGAGTGGTGGGCCGCCCGGAACGTCGTTACGTCTGGAAACGCTGA